DNA sequence from the Thermus tengchongensis genome:
AGGTCGTTGGGCCACTTGAGCCCCCCCACCCCCACCGCCCGCCAAAGGGCCAGGCCGGCGAGGAGGGGAAGGAGGCCCATGGAGGAGAGGGGAAGGGTGGGGCGGAGGAGGAGGGAGAAGGTGAGGCTTTCCCCCGGGCGGCTTTCCCAGCGCCTTCCCCGCCTTCCCCGGCCCCTTTCCTGGACCTCCGCCAGGACCAGGGCTCCCTCCTCAGCTCCTTCCTCCGCCCAAGCCCTTAGGACATCCTGGGTGCTTCCCACCCGCCCCAGGTACCGGTAGGGCCGGCCGAGGCGCCCTGGGGGGTGGAAGAGGTGGGGAAGGGGAGTGCCGGGCCGGATGCGGTAGCCCTTCCGGCTCATCTCCACGGGGAAGCCCTCGGCGAGAAGCCTTCTCGCTTCCTTGGAGACCGCTTGGCGGCTCACCCCGAGCCTTTGGGCCAAGGCCTCGCCGCTTTGGTACGCCTCGGTGAGGAGGTCCAGAAGCCGGGCCATGGGGCGGGGATCAGGCCAGCTCCACCTGGGAGAGGTCCCCCAGGATGAGGCGGTGGGCCCGGGGAAGCCCGTTGCGGCTTTTCACCTGGGCCCCCACCCCCAGGATGCTTTCCTGCAGGCGTAAGGCCACGTCTTCCAGGATGGCGTGGTCCTCGAGGATGGAGTACTCCACCTCCGAGCGCACCACCTTGGCCCCAGGCCCTAAGGAGGTGAAGGGCCCGATGTAGGCCCCTTCCACCACCGCTCCCTCCCCGATAAAGGCGGGGCCGATCACGGTGCTTTTCCGGACCCTGGCCCCCTTCTCCACCACCACCCGGCCGGTGAGCTGGCTTTCCACCACCTCCCCCTCCACCCGGGGTAGAAGTTCTTCCAGAAGGAGGCGGTTGGCGTCCAAGAGATCGGCGGGGCGGCCGGTGTCCTTCCACCAGCCCTCCACCTCCACCCCCACCACCCGCTTCCCCCGGTCGATGAGGCCCTGGATGGCGTCGGTGATTTCGTACTCCCCCCGGGCGGAGGGCTTAAGCCCCTCGATGACCTCCAGGACCTCCGGGGTGAAGACATAAACCCCGGCCACCGCTAGGTCCGAGGGGGGCTCCTTGGGCTTTTCCAGAAGGCGCACGATCCTTTCCCCTTCCAGCACCGCCACCCCGAACTGGCTGGGGTTTTCCACCCGCACCAGGGCGATCACCGCGCTCACCCCAGGGGTGAAGGCCTGGAGGAAATGGGCGATCCCCTTTTGGAAGAGGTTATCCCCCAGGTAGAGGACGAAGGGGCTTTGGCCCAGGAAGTCCCTGGCCACCGCCACCGCATGGGCCAGCCCCTGGGGCTCCTCTTGCAGGATGTAGCGCACCCGGTAGCCCGCAAGGGCCTCCCGGATGTCCTTTTCCGTTTCCGGGGAGACCACCACCCCGATCTCCTCTATCCCCGCTTGCAGGAGGTTTTCCAGGCCGTAGTGGAGGATGGGCCTTCCCGCCACCCGGATCACGGGTTTGGGCCTGGTGTGGGTCAGGGGGCGAAGCCTCGTGCCCCGTCCGGCAGCCAGAATGAGTCCTTTCACGCCGGGAAGTATACCCCATAAAATGAGAAGAAGGATGCCCAAGGCCTCCGTGCGTATGGCCTACGCCTACGACCGCCTCCGGGCCTATCCGCCGGAGGTGGCAGGCCGCATCGCCACCGCCATAGGGAACGCCCTGGGGGTGCGGGGGGAGGAGGCGGTGCTCCTGGAGCTAGGGGTGGGGACCGGACGCATCGCCCTGCCCCTCATCGCCCGGGGCTACCGCTACCTGGCCCTGGACAAGGACCCGGCCATGCTGGAGGTCTTCCGCCAGAAGGTGGCCGGGGTCATGCGCAAGGTACGCCTCTTGGAGGCCGATGCCCGGGCCATTCCCCTGCCCGATGAGAGCGTGCACGGGGTCATCGTAGTCCACCTCTGGCACCTCCTCCCCGACTGGCCCAAGGCCCTGGCGGAGGCCTTGAGGGTGCTGAAGCCGGGGGGGGTGCTTCTGGAGGGCTGGGATGAGATGGAGGCGGAGGAGGAGCGCCTGATCCAGGAAAGGTGGCGCTCCCTGGTGGAGGCGGAAGGTGTGGGGGTGGTGCGGGGCTTGCACAGAAAGCGCCTCGAGGAGGTGGAGGAAGCCCTAAAGCGGCTTGGCCTCAGGCCCAAGACCAAGCAGGTGGTCCAGTGGCGGGAGGAGCGCACCCTGCGCCAGGCCCTCGAGGCCCTGGAGGAAAGGCTTTACTCCTTCACCCAGGCGGTTCCCGAGGAGGTGCACGAGCGCATCATGCCTGAGCTCTGGGCCTGGGCGGAAAGGGAGTTTGGCCACCTGGACCGCCCCTTTACCCTAGAAAGGGGCTTCACCCTGCGCACCACCCGCATGGCCTAGCGCTGCCCGGTAAGGCCCTTTCTCAAGCCACATTTCGGGGTGTCTGGAGCTCCTGGGGCGGGAGGGGTCTTCCTAGCCCCGTATGCTGAAGGGATGAAGGCCATCCGGATCCCCACGCCCAAGGAGGGCTTGGTGAACATCACCCGCCAGGTGGAGGAGGCTTTGGCCGGGCATACTGGCTTGGTCTACCTCTTCGTTCCCCACACCACCTGTGGCCTCCTGGTGCAGGAGGGGGCGGACCCCGATGTGGCCCGCGACCTTCTCGCCCGCTTGGAGGAGCTGGCCCCCAGGGTGCATCCCAAGGACCGGCACGCGGAGGGCAACACCCACGCCCACCTGAAAAGCCTCCTCACCGGGGTGCACCTCCTCCTTCCCGCGGAAGGAGGAAGGCTCAAGCTTGGCCGCTGGCAACAGGTTTTCTTGGCGGAGTTCGATGGACCGAGGATGCGGGAGGTGTGGGTCAAGCTCCTCTGGCCGGCCTAGACCCAGCGCACCTCCTGCACGCTTTTCACGCCCTTTATGGCCTGGACCAGGCCCTCCCGCTCCCCGTCCTGCACGGTGAGGCGGAGGCGGATGCGGGCCAGGGGGCCGAGGATGCGGGTTTCCGAACCCAGGGCGCTTTTGCCCGCCTCGGCCACCACCTGCATCACGTCCCTCAGGAGCCCGGCGCGGTCCTGGGCCAGGACCTCGAGGGTGGCCACCTTCCCCCCCACCCCCTCCCAGTAGGCCCCGATGACCCGGTCCGCCTCCGGTCCCTGGAGGATGCGGCGC
Encoded proteins:
- a CDS encoding class I SAM-dependent methyltransferase, producing the protein MPKASVRMAYAYDRLRAYPPEVAGRIATAIGNALGVRGEEAVLLELGVGTGRIALPLIARGYRYLALDKDPAMLEVFRQKVAGVMRKVRLLEADARAIPLPDESVHGVIVVHLWHLLPDWPKALAEALRVLKPGGVLLEGWDEMEAEEERLIQERWRSLVEAEGVGVVRGLHRKRLEEVEEALKRLGLRPKTKQVVQWREERTLRQALEALEERLYSFTQAVPEEVHERIMPELWAWAEREFGHLDRPFTLERGFTLRTTRMA
- a CDS encoding biotin--[acetyl-CoA-carboxylase] ligase, with the protein product MARLLDLLTEAYQSGEALAQRLGVSRQAVSKEARRLLAEGFPVEMSRKGYRIRPGTPLPHLFHPPGRLGRPYRYLGRVGSTQDVLRAWAEEGAEEGALVLAEVQERGRGRRGRRWESRPGESLTFSLLLRPTLPLSSMGLLPLLAGLALWRAVGVGGLKWPNDLLAPDGRKLAGVLLEAKAEGEEVAYLLLGVGVNVDWAPEGAAALREFSPLPRREVLSGFLLHLESLLPLLESPETLLSLYREASYTLGRRVRVQTPKGVVEGVAEAILPDGSLQVEGVRIGAGEVALMSPLRTGASDP
- a CDS encoding glucose-1-phosphate thymidylyltransferase; this encodes MKGLILAAGRGTRLRPLTHTRPKPVIRVAGRPILHYGLENLLQAGIEEIGVVVSPETEKDIREALAGYRVRYILQEEPQGLAHAVAVARDFLGQSPFVLYLGDNLFQKGIAHFLQAFTPGVSAVIALVRVENPSQFGVAVLEGERIVRLLEKPKEPPSDLAVAGVYVFTPEVLEVIEGLKPSARGEYEITDAIQGLIDRGKRVVGVEVEGWWKDTGRPADLLDANRLLLEELLPRVEGEVVESQLTGRVVVEKGARVRKSTVIGPAFIGEGAVVEGAYIGPFTSLGPGAKVVRSEVEYSILEDHAILEDVALRLQESILGVGAQVKSRNGLPRAHRLILGDLSQVELA
- a CDS encoding secondary thiamine-phosphate synthase enzyme YjbQ yields the protein MKAIRIPTPKEGLVNITRQVEEALAGHTGLVYLFVPHTTCGLLVQEGADPDVARDLLARLEELAPRVHPKDRHAEGNTHAHLKSLLTGVHLLLPAEGGRLKLGRWQQVFLAEFDGPRMREVWVKLLWPA